A region from the Triticum aestivum cultivar Chinese Spring chromosome 3D, IWGSC CS RefSeq v2.1, whole genome shotgun sequence genome encodes:
- the LOC123080882 gene encoding uncharacterized protein, translating to MASYYNGGRPMSYSNTDEGFDGGRTIYSTPTECYDASKHGLGIGHGHGYGGTNMYSNTTDVHCFDPSMHGQGRGGGGRTMYPNTAHGLFDSGRPGHGHVHRYGHNDGRIMSYTTTTTKESFGGGEQGQGYYKKEVKQHKNRELVGEVGAFAPVITQEVNIA from the coding sequence ATGGCGTCCTACTACAACGGCGGCAGGCCCATGTCCTACTCCAACACCGACGAGGGCTTCGACGGCGGCAGGACCATTTACTCCACCCCCACCGAGTGCTACGACGCCAGCAAGCACGGCCTTGGCATAGGCCACGGCCATGGGTATGGCGGGACCAACATGTACTCCAACACCACTGACGTCCACTGCTTCGACCCCAGCATGCACGGGcaaggccgcggcggcggtggcaggaCCATGTATCCCAACACCGCCCACGGGCTCTTCGACTCTGGCAGGCCCGGGCATGGGCACGTCCACCGCTACGGGCACAACGACGGTAGGATCATGTCGTACACCACTACCACCACCAAGGAGTCCTTCGGCGGAGGCGAGCAGGGGCAGGGGTACTACAAGAAGGAGGTGAAGCAGCACAAGAACAGGGAGCTCGTCGGTGAGGTTGGCGCCTTTGCCCCGGTAATTACTCAGGAAGTCAACATCGCATAG
- the LOC123080879 gene encoding uncharacterized protein — MVAREGCNNRGDNRILLLHQSSPSIFSCHCHSPRYKDTRPPNICYEQASKKPHVLASITLACLASPPALRMAGYYNGGGRTMSYSNNDECFDGGRTMYSNTTDDCYDAGKHGHGHGHGHGHGGANMYANTTDVECFEDSGRHGYGGGGRTMYSNTVDEECFDSGRHGHGHGHGYGHNDGRAMSYSTTTEECFGGGEQGQGYYKKEVKQHKNRERVGEVGALAAGAFALYEGYEVKKDPAHARKHQIEAGVAGAAALGAGGYAYHEHREQKQAAYGGQQEYRMPVHNGYCN, encoded by the exons ATGGTCGCAAGAGAAGGGTGCAATAATAGAGGGGATAATCGAATCTTGCTTTTGCACCAATCCTCACCGTCCATCTTCTCCTGTCACTGTCACTCGCCACGCTATAAAGACACCCGTCCTCCAAACATTTGCTACGAGCAAGCAAGCAAGAAGCCACACGTACTCGCATCCATCACACTAGCTTGCTTAGCATCGCCACCTGCTCTTAGAATGGCGGGCTACTACAACGGCGGCGGCAGGACCATGTCCTACTCCAACAACGATGAGTGCTTCGATGGCGGCAGGACGATGTACTCCAACACCACCGACGACTGCTACGACGCCGGCaagcacgggcacgggcacgggcatggccatggccatggcgggGCAAACATGTACGCTAACACCACTGACGTGGAGTGCTTCGAGGACTCCGGCAGGCACGGCTACGGTGGTGGCGGCAGGACCATGTACTCCAACACCGTCGACGAGGAGTGCTTCGACTCCGGCAGGCACGGGCATGGGCACGGCCACGGCTACGGGCACAACGACGGTAGGGCCATGTCCTACTCCACCACCACCGAGGAGTGCTTCGGCGGAGGCGAGCAGGGCCAGGGGTACTATAAGAAGGAGGTGAAGCAGCACAAGAACAGGGAGCGCGTCGGCGAGGTCGGCGCACTCGCCGCCGGTGCCTTCGCCCTG TATGAGGGGTACGAGGTGAAGAAGGACCCGGCACACGCGAGGAAGCACCAGATCGAGGCCGGTGTGGCGGGGGCGGCAGCGCTCGGCGCCGGCGGCTACGCGTACCACGAGCACCGCGAGCAGAAGCAGGCCGCCTACGGCGGGCAGCAGGAGTACAGGATGCCCGTCCACAACGGCTACTGCAACTAA